The bacterium genomic sequence CCTGTCACCACGATCTCATCGAGGTCGAACGCCGTGGCCTCCAGTTGGATGGTGACCTGCGTGACCTCGCCGGCCGCGACCCGGACCTCCCGCTCGGCGGCCGCATACCCGATCATGGTCACGCGCACCACGTGCGTGCCGGCCGGCACGTTCAGCAGCAGCACCTCACCGGCCGCGTTCGCCAGCGCCGTCCGGTTGGTCCCGACCAGCGCGACCTGGGCGGTGGCGATCGGCCGTGCGGTGGCTGCCTCGACCACGCGCGCCCGAACGGTACCGGTCGCCTGCGCCCCGGCGACCTCCGGCAGGACGGCCAGCACCGCCGCCGCGATGGAGCACGTGCACGCTCGTTCGAAGCACCTGGGGACCATCCGCACCTCCTCTCCGGCTCGGGGAACGAAAAAAGATCCCGCCGGGGGAGCACCGCGCTCTCCCGGCGGGTCTACTTCGACTCTTATTGACGATTCGCTGAACGGCGCGCCCGCGGCAGCGCCCGCTTCGCTTCTAGAGAAGGCGAACGATCCCTACACGGCGCCCGGTCGGCTCGCGTCCCGGACGCGCTCGCCGACCCGGCCGGGCCGCGCGGATCCGGATGGTCGAAGCGTCGCGTCAGCAGTGTACGCCCCCGCCGCCAGGGCGGTCAAGGCTGGAGCACGCCGCACCAGGGCGCCGCGGGGCCGGTGGACGGCTCAGTGGCGGTGTCTGGTGGCGGGTTGGTCTGCCGCCCGGCTCCTGTTATCTTTGGGGCACCCCCCGGAACATCACCCGGCCCGGCCCCGGACGGCGCCGTTCGAAGGCCGTATGACGCATCACGAAGGACGCGTGTCTTCCCGGAAGGATCCGTCGCCCGATCTCGCTGCCTGCTGGCCACTGGTGGCGGTCACCGGCGCGGTCGTACTCGTGTTGCTCATCCTGGCCGCGACCGACGCACTGATCATCCATGCCCTGCCGCTGGCCGGCATCACCCTGGGCTGCGCGGTCTCGTTCTACGCCGCCTTCCTTGCCCGGCCGCCCGCGGTGCGGCGGTTCGGCAGGGCGGCGTTCGTGCTCATGGTCTGCTTCTTCTGCGTGACCGCCTACTCCGGCTGGCAGGGCAAGCGCACGGCCTTGGGACTCACGCGGGTCATCACGCCCGTCCCACAGATCGTGCGCATCGCCCACCATCCGCCGGGCAGGGAATTGATGGCCGCGCTCGCGCTGAGCGCTGCCGTGGAGGCCATGGACGCCGCGCGGTCCAGGCTGCTGGCGGAAGAGCCGCCCGACACCACGGGACGCGGCCTCTGGACGCGGCTGACCAACAGGGAGAACCAGCGCTACTGGGTCGTCGAGACCAGGCTCGGCATCCCGCAGGTCATGGAGTTCTACCGCCGACCCGAGAACCGGCCGGGCTGGGTCATCGCCGCCGAGCGCGCCGAAGGACTGATCGCCCTGCGCCGCGGCGCCGAGGAGCTCCTCATCATGGCGTCCGATGGGGCTCCCCGGGCCCGTAGCAAGGTGGCCTACCTCTACATCGGTCACGGCGCCGAGTGAACGGCGGCGCTCCCCAGGGCCAGCGCCGACAGCAGGTAGGCGAGGTTGGCGGTGCCGTCCATGATCGGCTCGTTGGTCGAGTAGTCGCCCATGTCGTCGTGGTAGACGATGTGCCCCGTGTTGAACGCGGCGTACTCGTCCTCGTCCCGTAGCCGCACGCCGCGCAGACTCTCGAAGATCGAGCGGTAGACCGGCCCGTCCACCAGCCCGCCGCGCTGGCTCAACGGCCCGTAATGCATCGCGACGACGGAGTGCGGGTCGCGGGGCCACGTGCCGTCCTCCGGCAGCCCGATGACCATGGACACGCCCCACGGGTTCGTGCCGAAGAGCCAGTCGAGGGCGGCGAACTCGTACTCGATGAACGACGTGTCGCCCGTCATGCGCCGGTAGTGCAGCGCCTGCGTCGCGAAGGACGCCATCAGGTTGTTCGAGCACCAGATGAACGGGATGCCGACGCGGAACCCGTTGTCGGCCCGCTCCACCACGTTCCGCAGCCCCCAGCGGTAGAACGTGGCCAGCAGTTGCCGCTCGTGGCCGTCCGGGAGCTGGCGCCACGTCTCGTAGTGCCCGTTGTTGTGCCACGGGTACCACTGGTAGTGGTTCGCGGTGTCCTGGCCCATCCACGGCGTGACGGGCTCGCGGCGCGCAAAGCCCATCGCATCGCGCAGGTACCGCTCCTCGCCCGTGAGCGCGTGGAGCATCGCGGCGCCCAGCTCCATGTCGTCCGTCCAGTTGTCTTCCTCGTAAAAGTACGGCGAGACGCCGGGCGCGGTCTGACACACGCCCGGGTAGCGCAGGCCCAGCTCGTAGGCCGCGATCGCCTTGCGCCGCAGCACCGCGGCGAACTCGGGGTCGCGCTCCGCCCAGATGACGGCGCCCAGCGCGAACGCCGCCGCGTACTTGCCCGCGGTGGACGCCATGCCGTTCGAGCGGTTCTTGTTCCCGAACAAGCCTTGCGGCTTGCCCGTGCACGGGTAGACCGGCCGGTACGAGCCCTTGCCCCAGCCGTAGTCGGACGAATCGGTCGTCGGCAGGTCGAGGTACGAATGGTCGCGGTCGTCCGCGAGCTGGTTCAGCATCAGGTCGTCTTCGGGATACATGCGAACCAGCCACTCCAGGCCGTGCCGCGCCTCGTCCAGCACGTCCGGGATCCCGTTGGCACCGGGCAGCCCGCGGGCGTCGTACTCGTCGCCGAACGCCTCCGGGTGGTCGCGCCACGCCTGCATCAGGAGGAACGTCGCGTTCGCGGACGTCGTCACGTACTGGAGGTAATCCGCGGCGTCGGCCCACCCGCCCGCGACCGGG encodes the following:
- a CDS encoding glycoside hydrolase, whose protein sequence is MLGAEVDTARHRIRINQLGYLPDAPKVAVLCALEPRTFETFHVVDHHTGHTVLGPLPVKAGGPFGPCVEAYRLDFTELREEGEYRLVAGSAVSPRLRIGRDVYRGAADVLLAYLRQQRSGFNPFFRDSVHHRTDGILVDHPTREGEFIPVAGGWADAADYLQYVTTSANATFLLMQAWRDHPEAFGDEYDARGLPGANGIPDVLDEARHGLEWLVRMYPEDDLMLNQLADDRDHSYLDLPTTDSSDYGWGKGSYRPVYPCTGKPQGLFGNKNRSNGMASTAGKYAAAFALGAVIWAERDPEFAAVLRRKAIAAYELGLRYPGVCQTAPGVSPYFYEEDNWTDDMELGAAMLHALTGEERYLRDAMGFARREPVTPWMGQDTANHYQWYPWHNNGHYETWRQLPDGHERQLLATFYRWGLRNVVERADNGFRVGIPFIWCSNNLMASFATQALHYRRMTGDTSFIEYEFAALDWLFGTNPWGVSMVIGLPEDGTWPRDPHSVVAMHYGPLSQRGGLVDGPVYRSIFESLRGVRLRDEDEYAAFNTGHIVYHDDMGDYSTNEPIMDGTANLAYLLSALALGSAAVHSAP